The following proteins are encoded in a genomic region of Arachis stenosperma cultivar V10309 chromosome 4, arast.V10309.gnm1.PFL2, whole genome shotgun sequence:
- the LOC130976942 gene encoding uncharacterized protein LOC130976942 — translation MLEGKGMVKETDMLLKMQIQAMACASKALDLYDVHDCISIAAHIKKEFDKVCGMGWQCVVGFNFGCFFTHSPGTFIYFALETLNFLIYKGTSFDLSSLSVT, via the exons ATGTTGGAAGGGAAAGGTATGGTGAAAGAAACTGACATGCTGTTGAAGATGCAAATCCAGGCCATGGCATGTGCTTCTAAGGCCCTTGACCTTTATGATGTTCATGATTGCATCTCTATTGCTGCTCACATCAAGAAg GAATTTGATAAGGTGTGTGGAATGGGATGGCAATGTGTGGTGGGTTTCAATTTTGGGtgcttcttcacccattcacctgGCACTTTCATCTATTTTGCTCTTGAGACCCTTAATTTCCTTATATACAAGGGAACCTCCTttgatctctcttctctttctgtAACATAG